A single genomic interval of Candidatus Anstonellales archaeon harbors:
- a CDS encoding bifunctional 5,10-methylenetetrahydrofolate dehydrogenase/5,10-methenyltetrahydrofolate cyclohydrolase yields MAKILDGRAISKKIISDVALEIKNERAKITLAVVLVGEDAASKIYVRKKEEACREAGIISIRRELPSNTSEDALLKLISELNFDRKVDGILVQLPLPPHINERHICSAIAPEKDVDCANPENVGKFYLGEFSLAPCTPKGIIELLESYKINLAGKSVSIIGRSNTVGKPLAMMMLSRDATVTIAHSKTKNLEKHTANADVVVSATGKIGLIKGEMIKRGAIVVDVGINRVGKKVYGDVDFESASKKAGWISPVPGGVGPMTVAALIQNTYYLWKRYHGTQV; encoded by the coding sequence ATGGCAAAGATACTCGATGGAAGGGCAATTTCTAAAAAAATAATTAGTGATGTTGCATTGGAAATTAAAAATGAAAGAGCAAAAATAACCTTAGCTGTCGTTTTGGTAGGAGAAGATGCTGCATCAAAAATATACGTAAGGAAAAAGGAAGAAGCATGTAGGGAGGCAGGGATTATATCAATAAGACGAGAACTCCCCTCAAATACGTCGGAGGATGCTCTTTTGAAATTGATATCTGAACTTAATTTTGACAGAAAGGTAGATGGGATATTGGTTCAACTTCCGCTTCCCCCACATATAAATGAGCGACATATTTGCTCAGCAATTGCGCCTGAAAAGGACGTTGATTGCGCTAATCCTGAAAACGTGGGGAAGTTCTATCTTGGTGAATTCTCACTTGCTCCTTGCACGCCAAAAGGAATAATAGAGCTTTTAGAGAGTTATAAAATTAATTTAGCAGGAAAAAGTGTTAGCATAATTGGGAGAAGCAACACTGTTGGAAAGCCCCTTGCAATGATGATGCTTTCAAGAGACGCTACAGTAACAATAGCTCACTCTAAGACAAAGAATTTGGAAAAGCATACTGCTAATGCAGATGTTGTTGTTTCTGCTACTGGAAAAATTGGACTTATAAAAGGCGAGATGATTAAAAGAGGAGCGATCGTGGTTGACGTAGGGATCAACAGAGTTGGAAAAAAAGTATATGGAGACGTAGATTTTGAGTCTGCTTCTAAAAAAGCTGGATGGATAAGCCCGGTTCCTGGAGGAGTTGGACCAATGACAGTTGCTGCTCTGATTCAGAACACTTACTACCTATGGAAAAGATATCATGGCACACAGGTGTAG
- a CDS encoding folylpolyglutamate synthase/dihydrofolate synthase family protein yields the protein MYKSAKGRILSLSGQGMKFGLGRIKKACKLLGHPEKKILCIHVCGTVGKGSTTAMIASILKEAGFRVGEFYSPHILSYNERIQINGKPISDKDIEELYSDIAKLPVRLTFFEFTTLLALLYFVKKRCDFAVLEAGLGGRLDATRVAGGKYCVITRIDYDHTRILGESLEEIAYEKCGLIDKGAIVVTIKQRRSVMETIRKQCMKRNAKFIVSEELPDNFQLKLCGSFQRENAGLARTLGIEIGIEEESIRRGLKNAFVPARMQRLEKQVLIDSAHNPVGIKALVKELEKMKFEKLTVLFSAMKDKDYASEIKILGKKADTFISTNVPIKRGESHEKLYNEAKKYCKRLIGVKNPKMGFEIAKGILGKNDLVVVSGSMYLLSEIFGKEGVGM from the coding sequence ATGTACAAAAGTGCAAAGGGGAGGATACTTTCACTTAGTGGACAAGGTATGAAATTTGGACTTGGAAGAATCAAGAAGGCATGCAAACTTCTTGGGCATCCAGAAAAAAAAATTTTGTGTATACACGTTTGCGGGACTGTTGGAAAAGGTTCGACTACTGCCATGATAGCATCTATTTTGAAAGAAGCTGGATTTAGAGTGGGCGAATTTTATTCTCCACATATTTTGAGTTATAATGAAAGGATACAGATAAATGGTAAACCCATAAGCGATAAGGATATTGAAGAGTTATATTCTGACATTGCAAAGCTTCCTGTAAGGCTTACTTTCTTTGAGTTTACTACCCTCCTTGCCCTCCTTTATTTTGTAAAGAAAAGATGTGACTTTGCAGTGTTGGAGGCAGGATTAGGAGGAAGGTTGGATGCCACGCGTGTGGCTGGTGGTAAGTATTGCGTAATTACAAGAATAGACTATGACCACACACGGATTCTTGGAGAGAGTTTAGAGGAGATAGCGTATGAGAAATGCGGATTGATTGATAAAGGAGCAATAGTTGTTACGATAAAACAAAGAAGAAGTGTGATGGAGACAATAAGAAAACAATGTATGAAAAGAAATGCTAAGTTTATAGTTTCCGAAGAACTGCCAGATAATTTTCAATTGAAACTATGCGGTTCTTTTCAAAGAGAAAATGCTGGACTTGCCAGAACTCTTGGGATTGAAATTGGAATAGAGGAGGAGAGTATAAGAAGAGGATTAAAAAATGCATTTGTGCCGGCTAGAATGCAGAGACTCGAAAAACAGGTACTTATTGATTCTGCACATAATCCTGTTGGTATAAAGGCACTTGTAAAAGAACTTGAAAAAATGAAGTTTGAAAAACTCACGGTTCTGTTTTCTGCAATGAAAGATAAGGATTATGCAAGTGAGATAAAAATTCTTGGAAAGAAAGCGGATACGTTTATCTCTACAAACGTTCCTATCAAAAGAGGCGAGAGTCACGAGAAACTTTATAACGAAGCAAAGAAGTATTGTAAAAGATTAATAGGTGTAAAGAATCCAAAGATGGGATTTGAAATTGCCAAGGGCATTTTAGGAAAGAATGACTTAGTTGTGGTAAGCGGTTCTATGTATCTTCTATCGGAAATTTTTGGGAAAGAGGGAGTGGGGATGTGA
- a CDS encoding 5-formyltetrahydrofolate cyclo-ligase: MKNEIRKRMKELRKLQTESQIIKKSHKIEEKLFSLPEFLKSKKVMFYLSKRDEVRTEKMVLRSISDGKAVFLPKTDIKKKEMRVYEISSLDQLVMGPYGVLEPQALGKDAEPKNIECVVVPGIAFDVHGNRIGHGLGYYDKFLKKVGKDTCLIGLGFDFQIVGIKIPTQHYDVKMNFVVTEKRVIRCER, encoded by the coding sequence ATGAAAAACGAAATAAGAAAAAGAATGAAAGAATTAAGAAAGCTCCAAACCGAATCTCAGATAATAAAGAAGAGCCATAAAATCGAGGAAAAACTTTTTTCTCTCCCGGAATTTCTAAAATCAAAAAAAGTAATGTTTTATCTCTCAAAGAGAGATGAGGTAAGAACAGAGAAGATGGTATTGAGAAGCATTTCTGATGGGAAGGCCGTATTTCTCCCTAAAACTGACATTAAAAAGAAGGAGATGAGAGTATATGAAATAAGCTCTCTTGATCAGTTAGTAATGGGGCCGTATGGGGTTCTAGAACCGCAGGCTCTCGGTAAGGATGCCGAACCAAAAAATATTGAATGTGTAGTTGTACCGGGGATTGCGTTTGATGTACATGGAAACAGAATTGGACATGGACTTGGATACTACGACAAGTTCTTGAAAAAAGTAGGGAAGGATACCTGCTTGATAGGACTGGGGTTTGATTTTCAGATTGTAGGAATTAAAATTCCAACACAGCATTACGACGTTAAGATGAATTTTGTGGTTACAGAAAAAAGGGTAATTAGGTGTGAGAGATGA
- the purN gene encoding phosphoribosylglycinamide formyltransferase produces MTIRIAVLASGRGSDFQSIIDGIEKGEVDARIEIMITDNPNAGAIERAKKHGIPYRIIERKSYSSREEHDLEIMRELDKHNLDLVVLAGYMRIIKAREFLEKYKWRIINIHPSLLPKYAGAHAQRDAFEAGEKVSGYTIHFVDENLDGGPIIYQEEVDISDCKTADEVASKILQREHIGLPKIVDSFAKGRYEVVGGKVIYKKD; encoded by the coding sequence ATGACTATAAGAATTGCTGTCCTTGCATCTGGCAGAGGAAGCGACTTTCAGTCAATAATAGACGGTATTGAAAAAGGAGAAGTAGACGCAAGAATAGAGATAATGATTACCGATAATCCAAATGCAGGAGCGATAGAGAGGGCAAAAAAGCATGGTATTCCTTATAGAATAATTGAAAGAAAAAGTTACTCCTCAAGAGAGGAACATGACTTAGAAATTATGAGAGAATTAGATAAACATAATTTAGACCTTGTTGTGTTGGCAGGATATATGCGCATTATAAAGGCAAGAGAATTTTTGGAAAAATATAAATGGCGGATAATAAATATACACCCCTCTCTTCTCCCTAAATATGCGGGGGCTCATGCTCAAAGAGATGCTTTTGAGGCAGGTGAGAAAGTCTCTGGCTACACTATCCATTTTGTAGACGAAAACCTCGACGGTGGACCAATCATTTATCAGGAGGAAGTGGACATTTCCGATTGCAAAACTGCAGATGAGGTTGCATCAAAAATTCTTCAAAGAGAGCATATTGGTCTGCCGAAGATTGTGGATTCGTTTGCGAAGGGGAGATATGAAGTTGTTGGAGGAAAAGTAATTTACAAAAAAGATTAA
- a CDS encoding 50S ribosomal protein L35ae, with protein MEGVIVNYRRGRRTEYTNQYILKIDGITNRDTAHSLLGKKVLWKTPSGKEILGKISKAHGNKGSVIARFKRGLPGQAIGTKLKIIT; from the coding sequence ATGGAAGGAGTAATTGTAAATTATCGTAGAGGAAGAAGGACAGAATACACCAACCAATACATACTCAAAATAGATGGCATAACAAATAGAGATACGGCGCATTCTCTTTTAGGTAAAAAAGTATTGTGGAAAACCCCAAGTGGAAAAGAGATATTAGGCAAAATCTCAAAGGCCCATGGGAACAAGGGTTCGGTTATTGCAAGGTTCAAGCGCGGCTTGCCGGGCCAGGCAATAGGTACAAAGCTAAAAATAATCACTTAA
- a CDS encoding DHH family phosphoesterase, which produces MTKTSEGLGKKIKDTANALLEASRSGAFALIRYHNDADGICAALSIGKIFFNPPPLFIPSHSATYSLEEAEDDAEILLKKEKPLCILLDFGVNDESVRAIGRLKDEGIEVLIIDHHPISNRLQHVDFLVSPLLYSLSSDYTTGFLCAQIAKYAGISDKSVDMYGRVSIAGDKSELIKVGEKERKAAMILEFVSSSSEFPKNVQYYERVLEDKELFDSLWLCAKDKFEKILEGSRTCTRVVEKEKWKLYYINVDKLTKREHFPSKAKALTVIFDAICEVESKKAVIVVGWGDALIVFRANREAIEAGFDSIKVIEMVKAEIGNAIRSGGGHRAAASIRTKRGFGPIILREIERMI; this is translated from the coding sequence ATGACAAAAACAAGTGAGGGTTTAGGTAAGAAGATAAAAGATACGGCCAATGCTTTGCTCGAAGCTTCTCGAAGCGGAGCGTTTGCGCTGATACGATATCACAATGATGCTGATGGTATATGTGCTGCTCTGAGTATAGGAAAGATTTTTTTTAACCCACCCCCCCTTTTTATTCCATCACATTCTGCAACTTATTCCTTGGAGGAAGCTGAGGATGATGCAGAGATTCTACTTAAAAAAGAAAAACCGCTGTGCATACTTCTAGATTTTGGCGTAAATGATGAGAGTGTTCGGGCTATTGGAAGATTAAAGGATGAGGGGATAGAGGTACTAATTATAGACCATCATCCTATTTCAAATAGACTACAGCATGTTGATTTTTTGGTTTCTCCTCTCCTTTATTCGCTTTCGTCCGATTATACGACCGGATTTTTGTGCGCACAAATCGCTAAATATGCTGGGATAAGTGATAAAAGCGTTGATATGTATGGTAGGGTCTCCATAGCAGGCGATAAAAGTGAGCTTATCAAAGTTGGTGAAAAAGAAAGGAAGGCCGCAATGATTCTTGAATTTGTTTCGTCATCTTCTGAATTTCCAAAAAATGTGCAGTATTACGAACGTGTGTTAGAGGATAAGGAACTCTTTGATTCCTTATGGCTGTGTGCAAAAGATAAGTTTGAGAAGATATTAGAAGGGTCAAGGACGTGTACAAGAGTAGTGGAGAAGGAAAAGTGGAAGCTATATTATATAAACGTTGATAAACTTACCAAAAGAGAGCATTTTCCTTCAAAAGCAAAAGCATTGACAGTTATCTTTGATGCTATTTGCGAGGTTGAGAGTAAAAAGGCAGTTATTGTTGTTGGGTGGGGGGATGCGCTAATTGTATTTAGGGCTAATCGTGAAGCCATTGAAGCCGGATTTGATTCAATCAAAGTGATAGAGATGGTTAAAGCAGAGATTGGTAATGCCATAAGAAGCGGTGGAGGCCATAGGGCTGCTGCAAGCATCCGTACAAAGAGAGGTTTTGGACCGATTATATTGAGAGAAATTGAAAGGATGATTTAA
- a CDS encoding alanyl-tRNA editing protein, whose translation MEEQLYLKDSYASTCDSKIVRVIDGRFIELSENLFYPGGGGQPADGGKIIRGDEEFQLISAKKEGGWISYEVEKEGLREGDTVKCILDWKRRYKLMRLHSAAHTLAALLHKESGALITGNQIDEEKARFDFSLESFERTMFENCIKKANELFLKNIPVKTYYLPREVAMNMPGIVKLARALPPSVEQLRIVEIEGIDVQADGGTHVRNLLEVGQIEFLKAENKGKSNRRVYFKLKE comes from the coding sequence ATGGAGGAGCAACTTTACTTAAAAGACTCGTATGCGAGTACCTGTGATTCAAAGATAGTAAGAGTTATAGATGGAAGATTTATCGAGCTTAGTGAAAATCTTTTTTATCCCGGCGGCGGTGGACAACCTGCCGACGGAGGTAAAATTATTAGAGGAGATGAGGAATTTCAACTAATTTCAGCTAAAAAGGAGGGTGGGTGGATAAGCTACGAAGTGGAAAAAGAGGGGTTAAGAGAAGGAGATACTGTAAAGTGTATCTTGGATTGGAAGAGAAGGTATAAGCTAATGAGATTGCATAGCGCAGCCCATACACTTGCAGCTCTTCTTCACAAAGAAAGTGGCGCTCTTATAACGGGAAATCAAATCGACGAAGAAAAAGCAAGGTTCGATTTTTCGTTGGAAAGCTTCGAGAGGACAATGTTTGAAAATTGCATAAAAAAGGCAAACGAGTTGTTCTTGAAGAATATTCCAGTAAAAACGTATTATCTTCCCAGAGAAGTAGCTATGAATATGCCTGGGATAGTAAAGCTAGCGCGAGCGCTACCACCAAGTGTAGAACAACTAAGGATTGTTGAGATAGAGGGAATTGACGTGCAGGCGGATGGAGGAACGCATGTAAGGAATCTCTTAGAAGTAGGCCAAATTGAATTTTTAAAGGCTGAAAACAAAGGAAAAAGCAACAGAAGAGTTTATTTTAAGCTCAAGGAGTAG
- a CDS encoding CoA-binding protein, producing the protein MEDREPLIKNLRAIFEPTSIAIIGASNDPGKIGNVILRNFVEGGYSGQIFVVNPNVKEIMGKKSYPSILKIPYSVDCAIIVTPAKTVPKILLQCAKKKIKGAVVISSGFSEIGNTKDERKIAQIAYKHNISLIGPNCMGVLNPLRKNDSVFLPLYKMGRPRAGNISFISQSGAVGGCIVDLSARAEIGISKFISYGNATVINECDLLEYLSQDEKTEIIIMYIEGVRDGQRLMKVSRAITKQKPIIVLKAGKGKLGSEAAKSHTGAMAGSYETYKAAFSQCNMIEARTLDELFWFAKIFSQPKPNGKRVGIITNGGGNGVLAADAIEEYGLTLAKFSSQTKKFLRSSLPQYANIKNPLDLIGDADTARYELAIDALLDDPEVDSIVIIVLFQTVGIDSDIVRMLIKKSQMRRKPLVVVSTGGEYTEMHTRILDSYGIPTYPSPSSAIASLSKFTNYALSLKSD; encoded by the coding sequence ATGGAAGATAGAGAACCTCTGATAAAAAATTTAAGGGCCATTTTTGAGCCAACCTCAATAGCAATAATAGGTGCATCCAACGACCCTGGAAAAATTGGAAATGTTATCCTAAGAAACTTTGTTGAAGGCGGATATAGTGGACAAATATTTGTGGTTAACCCAAACGTTAAGGAAATAATGGGTAAGAAATCCTACCCTTCAATTCTAAAAATACCATATAGTGTTGACTGTGCAATAATTGTAACGCCCGCAAAGACAGTTCCAAAAATTCTTTTGCAATGTGCTAAAAAAAAGATAAAGGGAGCAGTAGTCATCAGCAGCGGCTTTTCAGAGATTGGAAATACAAAAGACGAAAGAAAAATAGCACAAATAGCATACAAGCACAATATTTCATTAATAGGTCCAAACTGCATGGGTGTACTAAATCCTCTTAGAAAAAACGACAGCGTTTTTCTTCCTCTCTATAAAATGGGTAGACCACGAGCAGGTAATATCTCCTTCATTTCACAGTCAGGAGCAGTCGGTGGGTGCATAGTCGACCTTTCAGCACGCGCCGAAATTGGAATTTCTAAATTTATTTCCTATGGCAATGCCACAGTGATAAATGAATGCGATCTGCTTGAATATCTCTCACAAGATGAAAAAACTGAGATAATAATCATGTATATTGAAGGAGTGCGAGATGGGCAACGCCTCATGAAAGTCTCACGAGCAATAACCAAACAAAAACCAATTATAGTTCTTAAGGCAGGCAAGGGAAAATTAGGCAGCGAAGCTGCAAAGTCCCATACAGGGGCGATGGCAGGCTCATACGAGACCTACAAAGCCGCCTTTTCACAATGTAATATGATAGAAGCACGCACTCTTGATGAACTTTTCTGGTTTGCAAAAATATTTTCCCAACCTAAACCAAATGGAAAGAGAGTAGGTATAATAACAAACGGCGGAGGAAATGGGGTATTGGCCGCAGACGCAATAGAGGAATATGGTCTGACTCTTGCTAAATTCTCCTCACAAACAAAAAAATTTCTACGATCTTCACTCCCACAATATGCTAACATTAAAAATCCACTTGATCTAATTGGTGATGCAGATACAGCTAGATACGAACTAGCAATTGATGCTCTCTTAGATGACCCAGAAGTCGACTCAATCGTCATAATTGTTCTTTTTCAAACAGTTGGAATAGACTCCGACATAGTGAGAATGCTTATAAAAAAATCACAAATGCGCAGAAAACCACTCGTCGTTGTCTCAACAGGAGGAGAATACACCGAGATGCATACCAGAATTTTAGACAGCTATGGGATACCTACCTACCCTTCTCCTTCCTCAGCCATTGCATCATTGTCAAAATTTACCAACTACGCTTTATCCTTAAAAAGCGATTGA
- a CDS encoding acetate--CoA ligase family protein: protein MPFELLSSYGIKTAPFFLSKNEKTALLHAQRVGYPVSLKIISDKIIHKTEVGAVKIGIESPGELIYAYRLMKRRFPRESKKGILVQKMIRGIELIVGGRRDPQFGHVVIFGLGGIYTEYLRDISIRVCPITEKEAKTMIHQIRSYPILAGARTGRPVNRRAIVDVLLKTSSLLQEKDLREIDLNPVIANRDGAFVVDAKIIR from the coding sequence GTGCCTTTTGAACTTCTTTCATCCTACGGTATCAAGACAGCACCCTTTTTCCTGTCCAAAAACGAGAAAACCGCACTTTTACATGCACAGAGAGTTGGATATCCAGTTTCTCTCAAAATAATCTCCGACAAGATAATACACAAGACGGAAGTCGGAGCAGTTAAGATAGGCATAGAAAGTCCAGGAGAGCTTATCTACGCATACCGACTTATGAAAAGAAGATTCCCCAGAGAATCAAAAAAAGGGATTCTTGTACAGAAGATGATTAGAGGAATAGAGCTTATTGTGGGAGGAAGACGAGACCCTCAGTTTGGCCACGTCGTTATTTTTGGTCTTGGTGGGATTTATACTGAATACCTAAGGGACATATCCATCAGGGTTTGTCCAATAACGGAGAAAGAAGCTAAAACTATGATACATCAAATACGTTCTTATCCAATTTTAGCCGGGGCTCGCACTGGAAGACCAGTAAACAGAAGGGCAATCGTTGATGTTCTCCTCAAAACGTCAAGCCTATTACAAGAAAAAGATTTACGAGAGATAGACCTCAATCCAGTAATAGCAAACCGGGATGGCGCCTTTGTAGTAGATGCAAAAATAATCAGGTGA
- a CDS encoding glycosyltransferase family 4 protein, with product MKICLYQEGLEQMRRISKSGIIAAFEHIKEALRMKRIVYTTNIKKGDFDILHLNLGIGPLSKYYAEKYKKQEKRIIIHAHSTAEDFEGSFRFSKRLKPLVKKILPFFYGSADLILCPSEYTKKLLRRYGIKNEIEVISNGVNTKKYRQNDRKRKEYRKREGIAEGTPLVFCVGHVFSKKGALDFAKIAESMPDFQFRWFGTIYSPFLVDYGKLERYIKNPPPNLKFTGFYEDIIEAYSAGDIFLFPSYDENQGIVILEAASFGKPIIVRDIPAYRGWLFHGKNCLKAKTNTEFCKYIKMVAKDTSLRRRLVEGAKKLAEENSLDKVGERLKEIYLRVLSKKVIKRNRKSLIPKTLRLRLGRPIFRL from the coding sequence ATGAAAATCTGTTTATACCAAGAAGGATTAGAACAAATGAGACGAATCTCTAAATCCGGTATCATCGCAGCCTTTGAGCATATAAAGGAAGCACTTAGAATGAAGAGGATAGTATATACTACAAATATAAAGAAAGGTGACTTCGACATTTTGCATCTAAATCTTGGGATAGGTCCGCTCTCAAAATATTATGCGGAAAAGTACAAGAAACAAGAAAAGCGAATTATTATACACGCGCATTCTACTGCGGAAGATTTTGAAGGTAGCTTTCGGTTCTCTAAGAGGCTAAAACCACTTGTAAAAAAGATATTACCTTTCTTCTATGGGTCTGCTGATTTGATTTTGTGCCCTTCCGAATACACGAAAAAACTTCTGAGAAGATATGGAATCAAAAATGAAATAGAAGTTATTTCTAATGGCGTGAACACAAAAAAATATAGGCAGAACGATAGAAAGAGAAAAGAGTATAGAAAACGAGAGGGGATAGCGGAGGGGACGCCGCTCGTATTCTGCGTTGGACATGTTTTTTCTAAGAAGGGTGCATTGGATTTTGCTAAAATTGCAGAAAGCATGCCTGATTTTCAGTTTAGGTGGTTTGGCACCATTTATAGTCCGTTTCTCGTAGATTATGGAAAACTGGAGCGCTATATAAAAAATCCCCCTCCAAATCTAAAGTTTACTGGATTTTATGAGGACATAATAGAGGCCTATTCAGCAGGGGACATATTTCTTTTCCCGTCTTATGATGAAAATCAAGGTATTGTAATCTTGGAAGCGGCATCGTTTGGCAAACCAATAATAGTGCGGGATATCCCTGCTTATAGAGGGTGGCTTTTTCATGGAAAAAACTGTCTCAAAGCAAAAACTAACACAGAATTTTGTAAGTATATCAAAATGGTTGCAAAAGACACATCTTTGAGACGGAGACTAGTGGAGGGAGCAAAAAAACTTGCGGAAGAAAATTCATTAGATAAGGTTGGGGAAAGATTAAAAGAAATTTATCTTAGGGTCCTTTCTAAGAAAGTGATAAAACGCAACAGAAAATCGCTTATTCCAAAAACGTTGAGATTAAGGCTTGGCCGCCCTATTTTTAGGTTGTGA
- a CDS encoding DUF87 domain-containing protein, with translation MAKKERVREVLLYSEKISENDVKNFFTQIMKSRLPLFGFLDLSDILSPNIITLIITRKLNTVQFFIHEKKNLDEISMLLFPYKLSDPFDIELSKKSSFFPVPKIYVLIGSQDFLSFLLKEKIDEVHLTILKIFGKFIATGTAIDEHSKKSIFISTSPEKFLIVDLAKNPSVYIEVLEPVPKKMSVSSQYPVFEETGLTLGVDNFDVFQHTLIAGASGTGKSKLLFILTKAISQKYKDDVRIVLIDPHGEFSPLFPKDKIVNLIDNYIEPLEVGTKTPLTAQLIAQLLSFSIGQENKYSERVLFYAINLLSSIDKMNLKNVSLLLTDSKKRAEFLSVSKNNEVKRFFEEEFNEIYLHHFKDAILPILNFVGEYEIYFGGEKKKESLPDLLEKNRITVISFNPNFFGKRMINFLSGAIINQMYILAMSGKLTTKTILIVDELYRVQTLVMRDILSEARKFNLYMYFSVQYLGQLIKDVHDSVLPNVRNIIAFKLNKEDAAIINSIMEIKVEEYFKKARSQTEIEESKKEIFVRLNQRDCMVRLFDGKKYLLPMKLRVVDIKKYGYDEKLDIGKAELGRPSDSSYTTSEKYSHGEILSPNSPSLPFLSPQSQNSFSARVSQIHPKEDKLKTDTLKTESIAEDGGKSSQLQTLEQSSFFSTLSPKNEKVLRSKKSTLKKRQK, from the coding sequence ATGGCCAAAAAAGAAAGAGTACGGGAAGTTCTGCTATACTCCGAGAAGATTAGTGAGAATGACGTCAAGAATTTTTTTACTCAAATAATGAAGTCCCGCCTCCCCCTCTTTGGATTTTTGGACCTTTCAGATATCCTCTCCCCGAACATAATAACGCTCATTATAACAAGAAAGTTAAACACAGTACAATTTTTCATCCATGAAAAAAAGAATCTTGATGAAATATCAATGCTGCTTTTCCCATACAAGCTCTCTGACCCTTTTGATATTGAACTTTCAAAAAAGAGCTCTTTTTTTCCAGTTCCAAAAATTTATGTTCTGATAGGCTCCCAAGATTTCCTCAGTTTTCTCCTAAAAGAAAAAATTGATGAAGTCCATCTCACAATACTAAAAATCTTTGGAAAGTTTATAGCAACTGGAACAGCTATAGATGAACATAGCAAGAAAAGTATATTTATATCCACTTCTCCAGAAAAATTCCTTATAGTCGATCTTGCAAAGAACCCCTCAGTCTATATAGAAGTGTTGGAACCTGTCCCCAAGAAGATGTCTGTCTCATCCCAATATCCTGTTTTTGAAGAAACGGGTCTTACGCTAGGAGTGGACAATTTTGATGTCTTCCAGCATACGCTCATAGCTGGGGCATCCGGAACAGGTAAAAGTAAGCTGCTTTTTATACTCACCAAAGCAATATCGCAGAAATACAAAGACGATGTAAGAATCGTTTTGATAGACCCTCATGGAGAGTTTAGCCCTCTATTTCCAAAAGATAAGATAGTTAATCTAATAGACAACTATATAGAGCCACTTGAGGTCGGCACTAAAACGCCCCTTACAGCTCAGCTTATAGCACAATTGCTATCATTTTCAATCGGACAGGAAAATAAGTATTCCGAAAGAGTTCTTTTTTATGCAATCAACCTCCTTTCTTCAATTGATAAAATGAATCTAAAAAATGTAAGTCTACTTCTAACTGACTCTAAGAAACGTGCAGAGTTTCTTTCAGTATCTAAAAATAACGAAGTCAAACGTTTCTTTGAGGAGGAATTTAACGAGATATACCTCCATCACTTCAAGGATGCAATCCTCCCAATCTTAAATTTCGTAGGAGAATACGAGATTTATTTTGGAGGTGAAAAGAAAAAGGAGAGTCTCCCTGATCTGTTGGAGAAGAACCGCATTACAGTTATCTCCTTCAATCCAAATTTCTTTGGTAAACGCATGATAAACTTTCTCTCAGGAGCAATTATAAACCAAATGTACATTCTGGCGATGAGTGGAAAACTAACAACTAAAACTATCTTAATCGTTGATGAACTTTACAGAGTACAGACGCTTGTAATGCGTGATATCCTATCAGAAGCACGAAAGTTCAATCTTTATATGTATTTCTCTGTCCAATATCTTGGCCAACTAATAAAAGATGTTCACGACAGCGTGCTACCCAATGTTCGTAACATAATAGCATTCAAACTTAACAAGGAAGATGCAGCTATAATAAACTCAATAATGGAGATAAAAGTAGAAGAATATTTCAAAAAAGCCCGCTCACAAACAGAAATAGAAGAATCCAAAAAGGAAATTTTTGTAAGACTCAATCAACGAGACTGTATGGTGCGCTTATTTGATGGTAAAAAATATCTTCTTCCAATGAAGCTGAGAGTTGTTGACATAAAAAAGTACGGTTACGATGAAAAATTAGACATTGGAAAGGCTGAGTTGGGTAGGCCATCCGACTCTTCTTATACAACGAGTGAAAAGTACTCTCATGGAGAAATCTTATCTCCTAATTCTCCTTCGCTGCCTTTCTTATCGCCACAATCTCAAAATTCATTTTCAGCGAGAGTTAGCCAAATCCATCCAAAAGAAGATAAACTCAAGACTGACACTCTAAAAACAGAAAGCATTGCAGAAGACGGAGGTAAGTCATCCCAGCTCCAAACCTTGGAGCAATCAAGCTTCTTTTCCACACTCTCTCCAAAAAACGAAAAAGTTCTACGAAGTAAAAAATCAACTCTTAAAAAGAGACAAAAATAG